A portion of the Methanobacterium aggregans genome contains these proteins:
- the aspS gene encoding aspartate--tRNA(Asn) ligase, producing MTDSLENWRRTHYTKDVKPEINGEEIVLMGWVHEIRDLGGIIFVLLRDRDGLIQITAPSKKVSPELFEEIKKLKKEGVIAVRGLVQESGKAPNGVEIIPEEIKLLNESKLPLPLDTTGNTHAEIDTRLDSRFLDLRKHNVSAIFKIKSRMFHSIRNFLESRGYTEINTPKLVASATEGGTELFPITYFEREAFLGQSPQLYKQMMMGSGFDKVFEIAPIFRAEEHDTLRHLNEAVSIDVETAFTDHEDAMNILEELVCKAIDDVKKHCEDALKTLEVELEVPETPFKRVTYDEVIDIVNSKGVAMRHGEDLSRAAEKAMGEAMDDYYFITEWPTSIKPFYVMPGFEDPEKSCAFDLMYKDLEISSGAMRVHQHDLLLEKIKKQGLNPDSFSRYLAAFEYGMPPHAGWGLGAERFTMCLTGAKNIRETVLFPRDRRRLTP from the coding sequence TTGACAGATTCATTGGAAAACTGGAGAAGAACCCACTACACAAAAGACGTTAAACCCGAGATAAACGGTGAAGAAATAGTGCTCATGGGATGGGTACACGAGATAAGAGATTTAGGCGGTATAATATTCGTACTTTTAAGGGACAGGGATGGACTGATACAGATAACAGCCCCAAGTAAAAAGGTTTCACCTGAACTCTTTGAAGAGATCAAGAAACTCAAAAAAGAGGGAGTAATCGCAGTCAGGGGACTTGTTCAGGAATCTGGAAAGGCACCAAACGGTGTTGAAATCATTCCAGAGGAAATAAAACTATTAAATGAATCAAAACTACCCTTACCACTTGACACAACAGGCAACACCCATGCAGAGATCGACACAAGACTTGATTCAAGGTTTTTAGACCTTAGAAAACACAACGTAAGTGCAATATTCAAGATAAAAAGCAGGATGTTCCACTCAATCAGAAACTTTCTGGAATCAAGGGGATACACAGAGATCAACACTCCAAAACTCGTTGCATCTGCAACAGAGGGAGGTACAGAATTATTCCCAATAACCTACTTCGAGAGGGAAGCATTCCTTGGTCAGAGTCCACAGCTCTACAAACAAATGATGATGGGTTCAGGTTTTGACAAAGTATTTGAAATAGCACCAATATTCCGTGCAGAAGAACACGACACCCTCAGACACCTCAACGAAGCAGTATCCATAGATGTGGAAACAGCCTTCACTGATCATGAAGATGCAATGAACATACTTGAGGAACTGGTGTGTAAGGCCATAGATGACGTTAAAAAACACTGTGAAGATGCCCTGAAAACCCTTGAAGTAGAATTAGAGGTACCAGAAACTCCATTCAAACGTGTGACCTACGATGAAGTCATTGATATTGTCAACTCCAAGGGAGTAGCAATGAGGCATGGGGAAGACCTTTCAAGGGCAGCTGAAAAGGCCATGGGAGAAGCTATGGATGATTACTACTTCATAACAGAATGGCCAACATCCATAAAACCATTCTACGTAATGCCTGGCTTTGAAGACCCAGAGAAGAGCTGTGCTTTCGATTTGATGTACAAGGACCTTGAAATATCCTCAGGAGCCATGAGGGTGCACCAGCACGACCTGCTCCTTGAGAAGATCAAAAAACAGGGACTAAACCCAGATTCATTCAGCAGGTACCTTGCAGCATTTGAATACGGAATGCCACCACATGCAGGATGGGGACTTGGAGCTGAAAGATTCACAATGTGCCTGACCGGTGCAAAGAACATAAGGGAAACAGTGCTCTTCCCAAGGGACAGAAGGCGGTTAACACCATAA